From the Corallococcus silvisoli genome, one window contains:
- the clpB gene encoding ATP-dependent chaperone ClpB: MRLDKYTVKAQEAIQEGQSLARRADNPHYEPEHLATALLGQKDGLVEPLLRKIGVDVKLFAGRLGEALQKLPRMQGGESAMLSQRLMKTFDKAEDEAKALKDEFTSSEHLLLALTQDKGAVGEAMKSSGVMRERVQAGLKEVRGSGRVTSADAESTYQALEKYGRDLTEAARSGKLDPVIGRDEEIRRCIQVLSRRTKNNPVLIGEPGVGKTAIAEGLARRIVDGDVPEGLKNKRLITLDLGAMVAGAKYRGEFEERLKAVLKEVADASGEIILFIDEMHTLVGAGKAEGAMDAGNMLKPALARGELHCIGATTLDEYRKHIEKDAALERRFQPVFVGEPSVHDTISILRGLKERYEVHHGVRIQDSALVAAATLSHRYISDRFLPDKAIDLVDEASSRLRIEIDSMPTEIDDIRRKVTQLEIEREGLRKETDPHSRERLATIEKELANLNEKFNSLKAHWDEEKKAIAALRTLKEKQEKARNDQAAAERQGDLNRAAELKFGVIPSLEKDVAAQNAKLAELQKNQKFLKEEVDSEDIASVVAKWTGIPVSKLLEGEMQKLVHMEDRLADRVIGQRSAIEAVSNAVRRARSGLQDPNRPIGSFIFLGPTGVGKTETAKALAEFLFDDDTAMVRIDMSEYMEKHAVSRLVGAPPGYVGYEEGGQLTEAVRRRPYTVVLFDEIEKAHHDVFNILLQILDEGRVTDSQGRTVDFRNTVLILTSNIGSQAIQEGMAGTDTLNDKTRGEVMEALRAHFRPEFLNRVDEVVVFEPLRRKDIYRIVDIQLGKLQKLLQAKRLTLDLTDAARELLAERGYDPTYGARPLKRAVQKYLLDPLALKVLSGEFAPGEHIQADAGPDGLTFAKVLVDNSKGVKKTA; the protein is encoded by the coding sequence ATGCGACTCGACAAATATACGGTGAAGGCGCAGGAGGCGATCCAGGAGGGTCAGTCCCTGGCCCGCCGGGCCGACAATCCCCACTACGAGCCGGAGCACCTGGCCACGGCGTTGCTGGGTCAGAAGGACGGCCTCGTCGAACCCCTGCTGCGCAAGATTGGCGTGGACGTGAAGCTGTTCGCGGGCCGGCTGGGGGAGGCGCTCCAGAAGCTGCCGCGCATGCAGGGCGGCGAGAGCGCCATGCTCAGCCAGCGCCTGATGAAGACCTTCGACAAGGCCGAGGACGAGGCCAAGGCGCTGAAGGACGAGTTCACCTCCTCCGAACACCTGCTGCTGGCGCTGACCCAGGACAAGGGCGCGGTCGGCGAGGCGATGAAGTCCTCCGGCGTGATGCGCGAGCGCGTGCAGGCGGGCCTCAAGGAGGTCCGCGGCTCCGGGCGCGTCACCAGCGCGGACGCGGAGTCCACCTACCAGGCCCTGGAGAAGTACGGGCGCGACCTCACGGAGGCCGCGCGGAGCGGGAAGCTGGACCCGGTCATCGGCCGCGACGAGGAGATCCGCCGCTGCATCCAGGTGCTCAGCCGCCGCACCAAGAACAACCCCGTCCTCATCGGTGAGCCGGGCGTGGGCAAGACGGCCATCGCGGAGGGGCTGGCGCGCCGCATCGTGGACGGCGACGTGCCGGAGGGCCTGAAGAACAAGCGCCTCATCACCCTGGACCTGGGGGCCATGGTGGCCGGCGCGAAGTACCGCGGCGAGTTCGAGGAGCGCCTCAAGGCGGTCCTCAAGGAGGTCGCGGACGCGTCCGGGGAGATCATCCTCTTCATCGACGAGATGCACACGCTCGTGGGCGCCGGGAAGGCCGAGGGCGCCATGGACGCGGGCAACATGCTCAAGCCGGCGCTCGCGCGCGGCGAGCTGCACTGCATTGGCGCGACGACGCTGGACGAGTACCGCAAGCACATCGAGAAGGACGCCGCGCTGGAGCGCCGCTTCCAGCCGGTGTTCGTGGGCGAGCCGTCGGTGCACGACACCATCAGCATCCTGCGCGGCCTCAAGGAGCGCTACGAGGTCCACCACGGCGTGCGCATCCAGGACTCCGCGCTCGTCGCGGCGGCCACGCTCAGCCACCGCTACATCTCCGACCGCTTCCTGCCGGACAAGGCCATCGACCTGGTGGACGAGGCCTCCAGCCGCCTGCGCATCGAAATCGACTCCATGCCCACGGAGATCGACGACATCCGCCGCAAGGTGACGCAGCTGGAGATCGAGCGCGAGGGCCTGCGCAAGGAGACGGACCCGCACTCGCGCGAGCGCCTGGCCACCATCGAGAAGGAGCTGGCGAACCTGAACGAGAAGTTCAACTCGCTCAAGGCCCACTGGGACGAGGAGAAGAAGGCCATCGCGGCGCTGCGCACGCTCAAGGAGAAGCAGGAGAAGGCGCGCAACGACCAGGCGGCGGCGGAGCGCCAGGGCGACCTGAACCGCGCCGCGGAGCTGAAGTTCGGCGTCATCCCCTCGCTGGAGAAGGACGTCGCCGCGCAGAACGCGAAGCTGGCGGAGCTGCAGAAGAACCAGAAGTTCCTCAAGGAGGAGGTGGACTCCGAGGACATCGCCTCTGTCGTGGCCAAGTGGACGGGCATCCCCGTCTCCAAGCTGCTGGAAGGCGAAATGCAGAAGCTGGTCCACATGGAGGACCGGCTCGCCGACCGCGTGATTGGGCAGCGCAGCGCCATTGAAGCCGTGTCCAACGCCGTGCGCCGCGCGCGCAGCGGGCTGCAGGACCCGAACCGGCCCATCGGCTCGTTCATCTTCCTGGGCCCCACGGGCGTGGGCAAGACGGAGACGGCGAAGGCGCTGGCGGAGTTCCTCTTCGACGACGACACGGCCATGGTCCGCATCGACATGTCCGAGTACATGGAGAAGCACGCCGTGTCGCGGCTGGTGGGCGCGCCCCCGGGCTACGTGGGCTACGAGGAGGGCGGCCAGCTCACGGAGGCCGTGCGCCGCAGGCCGTACACGGTGGTCCTCTTTGACGAAATCGAGAAGGCCCACCACGACGTGTTCAACATCCTGCTCCAGATCCTCGACGAGGGCCGGGTGACGGACAGCCAGGGCCGCACGGTGGACTTCCGCAACACCGTGCTCATCCTCACGTCCAACATCGGCTCGCAGGCCATCCAGGAAGGCATGGCGGGCACGGACACGCTCAACGACAAGACGCGCGGCGAGGTGATGGAGGCCCTGCGCGCGCACTTCCGCCCGGAGTTCCTCAACCGCGTGGACGAGGTGGTCGTCTTCGAGCCGCTGCGCCGCAAGGACATCTACCGCATCGTCGACATCCAGCTGGGGAAGCTCCAGAAGCTGCTCCAGGCCAAGCGCCTCACGCTGGACCTGACGGACGCCGCGCGGGAGCTCCTCGCGGAGCGCGGGTATGACCCCACGTACGGCGCCCGGCCCCTGAAGCGGGCCGTGCAGAAGTACCTGTTGGATCCGCTCGCCCTCAAGGTCCTGAGCGGCGAGTTCGCCCCGGGCGAGCACATCCAGGCGGACGCGGGCCCCGACGGGCTCACCTTCGCCAAGGTGCTGGTGGACAACTCGAAGGGCGTGAAGAAGACGGCGTAA
- a CDS encoding sensor histidine kinase, whose product MSAWDEAPSGRWRWPALRWRTALRVFVFCLALGVWQGSAVRLTQLMRPRPGPWEEAFIWEVTSAVTVGLLLPILMTAVLNAPTPRGSWARFVGIHTAAFALFSSLHIAGMAGLRHAVYALLELGDYDLGPPVYALPMEAQKDLITYGLVCAVIALLYAWRERQARALRAAELEGELRAAQLQSLTGQLHPHFLFNALHTIGAVMYEDLARTDQLLSDLGQLLRASLERTEPTWTLTEERGHTERFVALLRARFGDRLEVRWEVDTELEAQRVPCFALQTLVENAVKHNQDQRSPLEVRIRARGEADRWALEVEDTGRGFGARSPVAGPSVGLSQLERVLRLLHASGGRLERGAGPEGGARVTVWQPWRKAP is encoded by the coding sequence GTGAGCGCTTGGGATGAAGCTCCGTCCGGGCGGTGGCGCTGGCCCGCGCTGCGGTGGCGGACGGCGCTGCGGGTATTCGTGTTCTGTCTGGCCCTGGGCGTGTGGCAGGGCAGCGCCGTGCGGCTGACCCAGCTCATGCGGCCGCGCCCCGGCCCCTGGGAGGAGGCGTTCATCTGGGAGGTGACGAGCGCGGTGACGGTGGGCCTGCTGCTCCCCATCCTGATGACGGCGGTGCTCAACGCGCCCACGCCGCGCGGGAGCTGGGCGCGGTTCGTGGGCATCCACACGGCGGCCTTCGCCCTCTTCTCCTCGCTGCACATCGCGGGGATGGCGGGGCTGCGGCACGCGGTCTACGCCCTCCTGGAGCTGGGCGACTACGACCTGGGCCCGCCGGTCTACGCGCTCCCCATGGAGGCCCAGAAGGACCTGATCACCTATGGCCTGGTCTGCGCGGTCATCGCGCTCCTGTATGCGTGGCGGGAGCGGCAGGCCCGGGCCCTGCGCGCCGCGGAGCTGGAGGGCGAGCTGCGGGCCGCGCAGCTCCAGTCGCTCACCGGGCAGTTGCACCCGCACTTCCTCTTCAACGCGCTGCACACCATCGGGGCGGTGATGTACGAGGACCTGGCGCGCACGGATCAGCTCCTGAGCGACCTGGGGCAGCTCCTCCGGGCGAGCCTGGAGCGCACCGAGCCCACCTGGACGCTGACGGAGGAGCGGGGGCACACCGAGCGCTTCGTCGCGCTGCTGCGAGCGCGCTTCGGCGACCGGCTGGAGGTGCGCTGGGAGGTGGACACGGAGCTGGAGGCCCAGCGCGTGCCGTGCTTCGCGCTTCAAACGCTGGTGGAGAACGCGGTGAAGCACAACCAGGACCAGCGCAGCCCGCTGGAGGTGCGCATCCGCGCGCGCGGCGAAGCGGACCGCTGGGCGTTGGAGGTGGAGGACACCGGGCGCGGCTTCGGGGCACGCTCCCCCGTGGCGGGCCCCAGCGTGGGGCTCTCCCAGTTGGAGCGCGTGCTCAGGCTGCTGCACGCGAGCGGGGGCCGGCTGGAGCGCGGCGCGGGGCCGGAGGGCGGCGCGCGGGTGACGGTGTGGCAGCCCTGGAGGAAGGCCCCATGA
- a CDS encoding LytR/AlgR family response regulator transcription factor, translating to MTVLRVLVVDDEAPARAKARRLLEQDARFTCVGEASDGQEALARIEALRPDLVVLDVQMPGLTGFEVLETLGPEACPLVIFSTAYERFALQAFEAHAADYLLKPYDAGRFTKALDRAHALLGAGTRGAAALDALLATVAQARPERPLERLVVKVGEGWVPLRLDTVWRLSSEDKYVRLHTEQGQHLVRRTLRALEERLDPTRFVRVHRGDLVNLDAVARLEPWTHGDGILVLKDGSTVVLSRTYREAFLQQWGAAE from the coding sequence ATGACGGTGCTCCGCGTGCTGGTGGTGGACGACGAGGCACCTGCCCGGGCGAAGGCGCGGCGGCTGCTGGAACAGGACGCGCGCTTCACCTGCGTGGGCGAGGCCTCGGATGGGCAGGAGGCGCTCGCGCGCATCGAAGCGCTGCGGCCGGACCTGGTGGTGCTCGACGTGCAGATGCCCGGCCTCACCGGCTTCGAGGTTCTGGAGACCCTGGGCCCGGAGGCCTGTCCCCTGGTCATCTTCTCCACCGCGTACGAGCGCTTCGCGCTCCAGGCCTTCGAAGCGCACGCGGCGGACTACCTGCTCAAGCCCTATGACGCCGGCCGCTTCACCAAGGCCCTGGACCGGGCGCATGCGCTGCTGGGCGCGGGGACGCGTGGCGCCGCCGCGCTGGACGCCCTGCTGGCCACGGTGGCCCAGGCACGGCCGGAGCGTCCCCTGGAGCGGCTGGTGGTGAAGGTGGGCGAAGGCTGGGTCCCGCTGCGCCTGGACACCGTGTGGCGCCTGTCCTCGGAGGACAAGTACGTGCGGCTCCACACGGAGCAGGGGCAGCACCTCGTGCGGCGGACGCTGCGCGCCCTGGAGGAGCGCCTGGACCCCACCCGCTTCGTGCGCGTGCACCGGGGCGACCTGGTGAACCTGGACGCCGTGGCCCGCCTGGAGCCGTGGACGCACGGCGACGGCATCCTCGTGCTGAAGGACGGCTCCACGGTGGTGCTGAGTCGCACCTATCGGGAGGCCTTCCTCCAGCAGTGGGGCGCGGCCGAATAG
- the thiD gene encoding bifunctional hydroxymethylpyrimidine kinase/phosphomethylpyrimidine kinase, whose translation MRPRVLLLAGLEPTGRAGLLADVAAVRARGGDAVAVPTAQTAQGTHTFAVVPASPRMLAAQVTAAREWGPVHAVKWGVVPGPSQLSAARAALKGADAWWVVDPVVRSSRGQALSRLSPRHYLALTGPRVLVTPNLEEAAWLLGRPALGTVEEAQAAAEALCQRGFGAVLVKGGHLPEGQGLADVLAYSGRTVVMRGRRLKRPPERRGTGCRLASALAAELGRGSGPEAAVRAAREHVTRYLRTGRD comes from the coding sequence GTGAGGCCGCGCGTCCTGCTGCTGGCGGGCCTGGAGCCCACGGGCAGGGCGGGGCTCCTGGCGGACGTCGCCGCGGTACGGGCGCGCGGAGGCGACGCGGTGGCGGTGCCCACGGCGCAGACCGCGCAGGGCACGCACACCTTCGCCGTGGTGCCGGCGTCTCCGCGCATGCTGGCCGCGCAGGTGACCGCCGCGCGCGAGTGGGGACCCGTGCACGCGGTGAAGTGGGGCGTGGTGCCCGGCCCGTCGCAGCTCTCCGCGGCGCGGGCGGCGCTCAAGGGCGCGGACGCGTGGTGGGTGGTGGATCCGGTGGTGCGCTCGTCGCGCGGACAGGCCCTGTCGCGCCTGTCGCCCCGGCACTACCTGGCGCTGACGGGCCCGCGCGTGCTGGTGACGCCCAACCTGGAGGAGGCCGCGTGGCTGCTGGGCCGGCCGGCGCTGGGCACGGTGGAGGAGGCCCAGGCGGCGGCGGAGGCCCTCTGTCAGCGCGGCTTCGGCGCGGTGCTGGTGAAGGGCGGGCACCTGCCAGAAGGGCAGGGCCTGGCGGACGTGCTGGCGTACTCCGGGCGCACGGTGGTGATGCGGGGGCGCAGGCTGAAGCGGCCCCCGGAGCGCCGGGGCACGGGCTGCCGGCTGGCGTCCGCGCTGGCGGCGGAGCTGGGCCGGGGCTCGGGGCCTGAAGCCGCGGTGCGCGCGGCCCGGGAGCACGTCACGCGCTACCTGCGCACCGGCCGGGACTGA
- a CDS encoding DUF1844 domain-containing protein: MSPSEKRGETFVMTGEASPASEESLSFSTFIVGLGSAVLIHLGGAPNPETGRMEKDLPSARQNLDLLAMLREKTRGNLTAEEEKLVDNLLSDLRLRYVEATRK; the protein is encoded by the coding sequence ATGAGCCCTTCGGAGAAGCGGGGTGAGACCTTCGTGATGACGGGGGAAGCGAGCCCCGCCTCCGAGGAGTCCCTGTCGTTCAGCACCTTCATCGTCGGCCTGGGTTCCGCCGTCCTCATCCACCTGGGGGGGGCGCCGAACCCGGAGACGGGCCGCATGGAGAAGGACCTGCCGTCGGCCCGGCAGAACCTGGACCTCCTGGCGATGCTCCGCGAGAAGACGCGCGGAAACCTCACCGCCGAGGAGGAGAAGCTGGTGGACAATCTCCTGTCCGACCTGCGCCTGCGCTACGTGGAGGCGACCCGGAAGTGA
- a CDS encoding acyltransferase family protein yields MTASTRPVDAHHADLDWLRVLAIVVLHVFHTGMMFNTWDWHIKSPQALPVLEPVMGVLHLVRMPLLMVISGAGTALALRRRTLGAFAKDRAKRLLGPLVFGMLVVVPPQIYVERLFRGQFQGSYAEFYPSVFGFVPYPAGSLSWHHLWFVAYLFVYCLMALPLFAALRTARGERFLAWVDAWLSRGWNVLWLFVPLALTRVLLRDFPETHALLDDPRTFLLYGLLFLDGHLLGRCPRVWARLVELRHGLLALAVAALVVELVWPWPVLPLVPAILGGTLLLWSGLLVALAYARHHVRASPAWLPRAQELSYPFYILHQTVIVCVGYACLRLPVGPWMMLLAVLTGSFVLTLALCETVSRVSWLRPCFGMKARAARPAVLAPEAVG; encoded by the coding sequence ATGACAGCATCCACCCGCCCCGTTGACGCGCACCACGCCGACCTGGACTGGCTCCGGGTGCTGGCCATCGTGGTGCTGCATGTGTTCCACACCGGGATGATGTTCAACACCTGGGACTGGCACATCAAGAGCCCCCAGGCGCTGCCGGTCCTGGAGCCCGTCATGGGGGTGCTGCACCTGGTGCGCATGCCGTTGTTGATGGTCATCTCCGGCGCGGGCACGGCGCTCGCCCTGCGCCGCCGCACGCTGGGGGCCTTCGCGAAGGACCGGGCGAAGCGGCTGTTGGGGCCGCTGGTGTTCGGCATGCTCGTGGTGGTGCCGCCGCAGATCTACGTGGAGCGGCTGTTTCGCGGGCAGTTCCAGGGCAGCTACGCGGAGTTCTACCCGTCGGTGTTCGGCTTCGTGCCCTACCCCGCGGGCAGCCTCAGCTGGCACCACCTGTGGTTCGTGGCCTACCTGTTCGTCTACTGCCTGATGGCCCTGCCCCTCTTCGCGGCGCTGCGCACGGCGCGAGGGGAGCGGTTCCTCGCATGGGTGGACGCCTGGCTGTCGCGGGGCTGGAACGTGCTCTGGCTCTTCGTGCCGCTGGCGCTCACCCGGGTGCTGCTGCGCGACTTCCCGGAGACGCACGCGCTGCTGGATGATCCGCGCACCTTCCTCCTCTACGGCCTGCTGTTCCTGGACGGACACCTGCTGGGCCGCTGCCCTCGCGTGTGGGCCCGACTGGTGGAGCTGCGCCACGGGCTGCTGGCCCTGGCGGTGGCGGCGCTCGTCGTGGAGCTGGTGTGGCCGTGGCCGGTGCTGCCGCTGGTGCCGGCGATCCTGGGGGGAACCCTGCTGCTCTGGAGCGGCCTGCTGGTGGCGCTGGCCTACGCCCGGCACCACGTGCGCGCATCCCCGGCGTGGCTGCCCCGGGCGCAGGAGCTGTCGTACCCGTTCTACATCCTCCACCAGACGGTCATCGTCTGCGTGGGCTACGCCTGCCTGCGGCTGCCCGTGGGTCCCTGGATGATGCTGCTCGCGGTGCTCACGGGGTCGTTCGTCCTCACCCTGGCGTTGTGCGAGACCGTCTCCCGCGTGTCGTGGCTGCGGCCCTGCTTCGGAATGAAGGCCCGGGCCGCGCGTCCGGCCGTCCTGGCCCCGGAGGCCGTGGGGTGA
- the thiE gene encoding thiamine phosphate synthase yields MNVSPRPPLPQGPYLLCDDSVRPELSLVDKAERLLLGGARILQLRMKHTPPREALAAARAVVARCRQAGALCLLNDRVDLALLSDAHGVHVGDEDLPPEAARELLGPGRWVGVTARGAEGARVARAVGADYVGVGPLFGTTTKVVQAPVLGLEAFARVVAESPLPVVGIGGVGLGNIAQVAATGAHGAAVVSDALLAQDIAEQVRRLTAAFDRGARGTSLDAGH; encoded by the coding sequence ATGAACGTCTCGCCCCGCCCCCCGCTTCCCCAAGGCCCCTACCTGCTGTGCGATGACAGCGTCCGTCCGGAGCTGTCCCTGGTGGACAAGGCCGAGCGCCTGCTCCTGGGGGGCGCCCGCATCCTCCAGCTTCGCATGAAACACACCCCGCCCCGAGAGGCGCTGGCCGCGGCGCGCGCGGTGGTGGCCCGCTGCCGGCAGGCGGGCGCCCTCTGTCTGCTCAACGACCGGGTGGACCTGGCGCTCCTGTCCGACGCGCACGGGGTGCACGTGGGGGACGAGGACCTGCCCCCGGAGGCGGCGCGAGAGCTGTTGGGCCCCGGCCGGTGGGTGGGGGTCACCGCGCGGGGGGCGGAAGGGGCCCGGGTGGCCCGGGCGGTGGGGGCGGACTACGTGGGCGTGGGGCCCCTGTTCGGCACCACCACGAAGGTGGTCCAGGCGCCGGTGCTGGGGCTGGAGGCGTTCGCCCGGGTGGTGGCGGAGAGCCCGCTGCCGGTGGTGGGCATTGGCGGGGTGGGCCTCGGGAACATCGCCCAGGTCGCCGCGACGGGGGCGCATGGCGCGGCGGTGGTGTCCGACGCGCTGCTCGCCCAGGACATCGCCGAGCAGGTGCGGCGGCTGACGGCCGCGTTTGACAGGGGCGCACGGGGGACTAGCCTCGATGCAGGGCACTGA
- the dnaB gene encoding replicative DNA helicase, translating into MLNVLDGREGRRVHEDLAAERAVLGAVLADNGLITPVAEVVHADDFASPSHSQIFAAMMRLDAQSKQVDHLTLAEELKILGQLVAVGGPAYLMGLDQVVPLAANAVQYAHIVKDQALRRRLANVGREIQDLASQETGELEVLLDEAERKVFLLAEKKREGDLRPVSELMEQTLDLLDKMKTASTGVTGLSTGYIDLDMQLTGLHAGELIILAARPGVGKTSFAMNIAVHAALKENKAVGIFSLEMPADQLLMRLLASTARVDMKKLRGGRLSPHDEEKFQEMAGALYNAPIYIDDSGGLSPFDLRAKARRVKQKDPRLSLLVIDYLQLMHQKGKVESRQLEVAEISRALKQLAKELEVPIIALSQLSRKVEERKGGKPMLSDLRESGSIEQDADVVMFIHREQEEEGGEGGGGGGGGGGGGGGGGQSNTVIPVELIVAKQRNGPIGSVELVFLAEYTRFESRARSE; encoded by the coding sequence ATGTTGAACGTCCTGGACGGTAGGGAAGGTCGGCGGGTCCACGAGGATCTCGCCGCGGAGCGCGCGGTGCTCGGCGCCGTGCTGGCGGACAACGGGCTCATCACGCCCGTGGCGGAGGTCGTGCACGCCGACGACTTCGCCAGTCCCTCCCATTCGCAGATCTTCGCCGCGATGATGCGGCTGGACGCGCAGAGCAAGCAGGTCGACCACCTGACGCTCGCGGAGGAGCTGAAGATCCTCGGGCAGCTCGTCGCGGTGGGCGGTCCCGCCTACCTGATGGGCCTGGACCAGGTCGTCCCGCTGGCGGCCAACGCCGTGCAGTACGCCCACATCGTCAAGGACCAGGCGCTGCGCCGGCGCCTGGCCAACGTGGGCCGGGAGATCCAGGACCTCGCCAGCCAGGAGACCGGAGAGCTGGAGGTCCTGCTCGACGAGGCCGAGCGCAAGGTCTTCCTCCTCGCGGAGAAGAAGCGCGAAGGCGACCTGCGGCCGGTCAGCGAGCTGATGGAGCAGACGCTCGACCTCTTGGACAAGATGAAGACCGCGTCCACGGGCGTGACCGGTCTGTCCACGGGCTACATCGACCTGGACATGCAGCTGACCGGCCTGCACGCCGGCGAGCTCATCATCCTCGCGGCGCGCCCCGGCGTCGGCAAGACGTCCTTCGCGATGAACATCGCGGTGCACGCGGCGCTCAAGGAGAACAAGGCGGTCGGCATCTTCAGCCTGGAAATGCCCGCGGATCAGCTGCTCATGCGTCTGCTCGCGTCCACGGCGCGCGTGGACATGAAGAAGCTGCGCGGCGGCCGGCTGTCGCCGCACGACGAGGAGAAGTTCCAGGAGATGGCGGGCGCGCTCTACAACGCGCCCATCTACATCGACGACTCGGGCGGCCTGTCCCCGTTCGACCTGCGCGCGAAGGCGCGGCGCGTGAAGCAGAAGGATCCGCGCCTGTCCCTGCTGGTCATCGACTACCTCCAGCTGATGCACCAGAAGGGCAAGGTGGAGAGCCGCCAGTTGGAAGTGGCGGAGATCTCCCGCGCGCTCAAGCAACTGGCCAAGGAGTTGGAGGTGCCCATCATCGCGCTCAGCCAGCTCAGCCGTAAGGTGGAGGAGCGCAAGGGCGGCAAGCCCATGCTGTCGGACCTGCGTGAGTCCGGCTCCATCGAACAGGACGCCGACGTGGTGATGTTCATCCACCGCGAGCAGGAGGAAGAGGGCGGCGAAGGCGGCGGAGGAGGAGGCGGCGGCGGCGGGGGTGGAGGCGGCGGAGGCCAGAGCAACACCGTCATCCCCGTGGAGCTCATCGTCGCCAAGCAGCGCAACGGCCCCATTGGCTCCGTGGAGCTGGTGTTCCTGGCGGAGTACACCCGCTTCGAGAGCCGCGCCCGGAGCGAGTAA
- the rplI gene encoding 50S ribosomal protein L9, with amino-acid sequence MKVILREDIDNLGKSGELVTVKDGFGRNFLLPRKKAVLASEQNLRQLEHEKAVQTARSAKLKGAADEQAKKLGNVKVTIKRKVGEQDKLFGSVTVLDIAEALAAQGQQVDRRQLHLADPIKSLGSYDVELRLHREVTAKIKVEVVAE; translated from the coding sequence ATGAAGGTCATTCTGCGTGAGGACATCGACAACCTCGGCAAGTCCGGCGAGCTCGTCACGGTGAAGGACGGCTTCGGCCGCAACTTCCTTCTGCCGCGCAAGAAGGCGGTTCTGGCCAGCGAGCAGAACCTGCGCCAGCTGGAGCACGAGAAGGCCGTGCAGACCGCTCGGAGCGCCAAGCTGAAGGGCGCCGCCGACGAGCAGGCCAAGAAGCTGGGCAACGTCAAGGTCACCATCAAGCGCAAGGTGGGCGAGCAGGACAAGCTGTTCGGCTCCGTGACGGTGCTGGACATCGCCGAGGCGCTCGCGGCCCAGGGCCAGCAGGTGGATCGCCGCCAGCTGCACCTGGCCGACCCCATCAAGTCGCTGGGCAGCTACGACGTGGAGCTGCGCCTGCACCGCGAGGTGACGGCGAAGATCAAGGTCGAAGTGGTGGCCGAGTAG
- a CDS encoding gamma-glutamyl-gamma-aminobutyrate hydrolase family protein: protein MNHPPSRHHGTTPRRPNIGLSPDWVQPADSAFPRYELKVPYAEAVLRAGGLPFVLPYTDDASCVDAYLERVSGLVVTGGAFDIPPSAYGEEARDGMGPLKEGRTAFEAQLIRGALKRNLPVLGVCGGMQLLAVVLGGTLFQDILREVPGARDHEQKHDRTQPQHPVEVKNGTLLAEAVGHGQLMVNSTHHQAVNKPGTDVTVSALSPDGVVEAIESTAHAFALGVQWHPELMLGTIPVHLGVYKALVQKAREHRR from the coding sequence ATGAACCATCCCCCTTCGCGCCATCACGGGACGACGCCGCGCCGTCCCAACATCGGCCTCAGCCCGGACTGGGTCCAGCCGGCAGACTCGGCCTTCCCCCGCTACGAGCTGAAGGTGCCCTACGCGGAGGCGGTGCTGCGCGCGGGGGGCCTGCCCTTCGTGTTGCCCTACACGGACGACGCTTCGTGCGTGGACGCCTACCTGGAGCGGGTGTCGGGGCTGGTGGTGACGGGCGGCGCGTTCGACATCCCCCCGTCCGCGTACGGGGAGGAGGCGCGCGACGGCATGGGGCCGCTGAAGGAGGGGAGGACCGCCTTCGAGGCCCAGCTCATCCGGGGGGCGCTCAAGCGCAACCTGCCGGTGCTGGGCGTGTGCGGCGGCATGCAGCTGCTCGCCGTGGTGCTGGGCGGCACGCTGTTCCAGGACATCCTGCGCGAGGTGCCGGGCGCGCGCGACCACGAGCAGAAGCACGACCGCACCCAGCCGCAGCACCCGGTGGAGGTGAAGAACGGCACGCTGCTGGCGGAGGCCGTGGGGCACGGGCAGCTGATGGTGAACTCCACGCACCACCAGGCGGTGAACAAGCCGGGCACGGACGTGACGGTGAGCGCGCTGTCGCCGGACGGCGTGGTGGAGGCCATCGAGTCCACCGCGCATGCGTTCGCGCTGGGCGTGCAATGGCACCCGGAGCTGATGCTGGGCACCATCCCGGTGCACCTGGGCGTCTACAAGGCGCTGGTGCAGAAGGCACGAGAGCACCGGAGGTGA
- the rpsR gene encoding 30S ribosomal protein S18, which translates to MSNGMDSKQGTGASRGPGGGGGYGGGSRGGDRGGDRGGDRDRGGDRGDRGGMGGDDDKRGGRGFGRKKVCRFCAEKNASVDFKDQATLKYFVTERGKIIPRRISGNCAKHQREVAVAIKRARGIALLPYNAVVG; encoded by the coding sequence ATGAGCAACGGCATGGATAGCAAGCAGGGCACGGGCGCCTCCCGCGGCCCCGGTGGTGGCGGTGGCTACGGCGGCGGTTCGCGCGGTGGCGACCGGGGTGGTGATCGCGGTGGCGACCGCGACCGCGGTGGTGATCGCGGCGACCGCGGTGGCATGGGCGGCGACGACGACAAGCGCGGCGGCCGCGGCTTCGGCCGCAAGAAGGTCTGCCGCTTCTGCGCGGAGAAGAACGCGTCGGTGGACTTCAAGGACCAGGCGACGCTGAAGTACTTCGTCACCGAGCGCGGCAAGATCATCCCCCGCCGCATCTCCGGCAACTGCGCGAAGCACCAGCGTGAGGTGGCGGTCGCCATCAAGCGCGCCCGTGGCATCGCGCTCCTCCCCTACAACGCGGTGGTCGGCTAG